The Elephas maximus indicus isolate mEleMax1 chromosome 19, mEleMax1 primary haplotype, whole genome shotgun sequence genome contains a region encoding:
- the CAMTA2 gene encoding calmodulin-binding transcription activator 2 isoform X6, whose amino-acid sequence MNTKDTTEVAENSRHLKIFLPKKLLECLPRCPLLPPERLRWNTNEEIASYLITFEKHDEWLSCAPKTRPQNGSIILYNRKKVKYRKDGYLWKKRKDGKTTREDHMKLKVQGMENPDIVLVHYLNVPALEDCGKGCSPIFCSISNDRREWLKWSREELLGQLKPMFHGIKWSCGNGAEEFSVEQLVQQILDTHPTKPAPRTHACLCSGGLGSGSLTHKCSSTKHRIISPKVEPQTLTLTSVPHPHPPEPPPLIAPLPPELPKAHTSPSSSSSSSSSSGFAEPLEIRPSPPTSRGGSSRGGTAILLLTGLEQRTGGLAPTRQLAPQADPRPSVSLAVVVGSEPSAPPDPPSPAFDPDRFLNSPQRGQTYGGGQGVSPDFPEAEAAHTPCPALEPAAALEPQAAARGPPPQSGAGGRRGNCFFIQDDDGGEEFKAQGTAPPVSSPPPSPPPSPAPLEPVGRAGRGEALFGGPGGASELEPFSLSSFPDLMGELISDEAPSIPAPAPQLSPAVSTITDFSPEWSYPEGGVKVLITGPWTEATEHYSCVFDHIAVPASLVQPGVLRCYCPAHEVGLVSLQVAGREGPLSASVLFEYRARRFLSLPSTQLDWLSLDDNQFRMSILERLEQMEKRMAEIAAAGQAPCQGPDTPPIQDEGQGPGFEARVVVLVESMIPRSTWRSPERLAHGSPFRGMSLLHLAAAQGYARLIETLSQWRSVETGSLDLEQEVDPLNVDHFSCTPLMWACALGHLEAAVLLFRWNRQALSIPDSLGRLPLSVAHSRGHVRLARCLEELQRQEASIEPPLALSPPSSSPDTGLSSVSSPSELSDGTFSVTSAYSSAPDSSPPPAPLPAPEITMEMVPGQLSSGAPEAPLLLMDYEATNLKGPRPSLQPLSSAPDDGAAPEESDSPPAVDVIPVDMISLAKQIIEATPERIKQEDFMGLPEAGAPLRERTGAVGLSETMSWLASYLENVDHFPSSAPPSEPPFERGRLAIPPAPSWAEFLSASASGKMESDFALLTLSDHEQRELYEAARVIQTAFRKYKGRRLKEQQEVAAAVIQRCYRKYKQFALYKKMTQAAILIQSKFRSYYEQKRFQQSRRAAVLIQQHYRSYRRRPGPPHRPAGTLPARSKGSFLTKKQDQAARKIMRFLRRCRHRMRELKQNQELEGLPQPGLAT is encoded by the exons AACCCCGACATCGTCCTTGTGCACTACCTGAACGTCCCAGCCCTGGAGGATTGTGGAAAGGGCTGCAGCCCCATCTTTTGTTCCATCAGCAACGACCGTCGAGAGTGGCTGAAGTGGTCCCGGGAGGAGCTGTTGGGACAGCTGAAGCCCATGT TTCATGGCATCAAGTGGAGCTGTGGGAACGGGGCAGAGGAGTtctctgtggaacagctggtgcagCAGATCCTGGACACCCACCCGACCAAGCCCGCGCCCCGAACCCACGCCTGTCTCTGCAGTGGGGGCCTTG GTTCCGGGAGCCTTACTCACAAATGCAGCAGCACAAAACACCGCATCATCTCCCCCAAAGTGGAGCCCCAAACGTTAACCCTGACCTCtgtcccccatccccacccccctgAGCCTCCTCCACTGATAGCCCCACTTCCCCCAGAGCTCCCCAAGGCACATACCTCcccatcttcttcttcctcctcttcctcctcctcaggcTTTGCCGAACCCCTAGAGATCAGACCTAGCCCCCCTACCTCCCGAGGAGGTTCGTCCAGAGGAGGCACTGCAATCCTCCTGCTGACGGGACTGGAGCAGCGAACTGGGGGCTTGGCACCCACCAGACAGCTGGCTCCCCAGGCTGATCCTAGGCCCTCCGTGAGCTTGGCTGTGGTTGTAGGCTCTGAGCCCTCTGCCCCACCCGATCCTCCCAGCCCTGCCTTTGACCCTGATCGTTTTCTCAACAGCCCCCAGAGGGGCCAGACATATGGAGGGGGACAAGGAGTAAGCCCAGACTTCCCTGAGGCAGAGGCTGCGCATACCCCCTGTCCTGCCCTAGAGCCCGCAGCTGCCCTGGAGCCCCAGGCGGCTGCTCGGGGTCCCCCTCCGCAGTCGGGAGCAGGTGGGAGAAGAGGAAACTGCTTCTTCATCCAAGATGATGACGGTGGGGAGGAATTCAAGGCCCAGGGGACTGCCCCACCTGTATCTTCACCCCCTCCTTCACCCCCACCCTCACCTGCCCCCCTAGAGCCAGTGGGCAGGGCAGGAAGAGGGGAAGCCTTGTTTGGAGGACCTGGTGGGGCCAGCGAACTGGAGCCCTTCAGTCTTTCATCATTCCCAGACCTTATGGGAGAACTGATCAGTGACGAAGCTCCAAGCATCCCTGCACCAGCCCCCCAGCTCTCTCCTGCCGTTAGCACCATCACAGACTTCTCCCCAGAGTGGTCCTACCCAGAG GGTGGGGTCAAGGTGCTCATCACGGGTCCGTGGACTGAGGCCACCGAGCATTACTCCTGTGTATTTGATCACATTGCAGTGCCAGCCTCACTTGTCCAGCCTGGTGTCTTACGCTGCTACTGTCCTG CCCATGAGGTAGGGCTGGTGTCTTTGCAGGTGGCAGGGCGGGAGGGGCCTCTTTCTGCCTCTGTGCTCTTTGAGTATCGAGCCCGCCGTTTCCTGTCGCTGCCTAGCACTCAGCTTGACTGGTTGTCCCTGGACG ACAACCAGTTTCGGATGTCCATACTGGAGCGGCTGGAGCAGATGGAGAAGCGGATGGCTGAGATAGCAGCAGCTGGGCAGGCGCCTTGCCAGGGTCCTGACACTCCTCCAATCCAG GATGAAGGCCAGGGCCCCGGGTTCGAGGCACGAGTAGTGGTCTTGGTAGAGAGCATGATCCCACGCTCCACCTGGAGGAGTCCTGAACGCCTGGCCCACGGAAGCCCCTTCCGGGGCATGAGCCTTCTGCACCTGGCTGCTGCCCAGGGCTACGCCCGCCTCATCGAGACCCTGAGCCAGTGGCG GAGTGTGGAGACTGGAAGCTTGGACTTAGAGCAAGAGGTTGACCCGCTCAACGTGGATCATTTCTCTTGCACCCCTCTG ATGTGGGCTTGTGCCTTGGGACACCTGGAAGCTGCTGTGCTCCTCTTCCGTTGGAACCGACAGGCACTGAGCATTCCTGACTCTCTGGGTCGGCTGCCCCTCTCTGTGGCACATTCCCGGGGTCACGTGCGCCTTGCCCGCTGCCTGGAGGAACTACAGAGACAGGAGGCTTCCATTGAGCCCCCACTTGCCCTATCACCACCCTCCTCCAGCCCAGACACTG GTCTGAGCAGTGTCTCCTCGCCCTCGGAGCTGTCAGATGGCACCTTCTCTGTCACCTCAGCCTATTCTAGTGCCCCAGACAGCAGTCCTCCGCCTGCTCCTCTGCCAGCCCCAGAGATCACGATGGAGATGGTCCCAGGCCAGCTCTCTTCTGGTGCCCCAGAAGCACCCCTACTCCTCATGGACTATGAGGCCACCAACCTCAAAGGGCCCCGACCCTCACTTCAGCCTCTTTCCTCAGCCCCAGATGACGGGGCTGCTCCAGAGGAATCTGACAGCCCACCCGCTGTGGATGTGATCCCG GTGGACATGATCTCACTGGCCAAGCAGATCATCGAAGCCACACCAGAGCGGATTAAGCAGGAAGACTTCATGGGGCTGCCAGAGGCCGGAGCCCCACTGCGGGAGCGGACAGGGGCTGTAGGGCTCAGTGAGACCATGTCCTGGCTGGCCAGCTACCTGGAGAATGTGGACCATTTCCCCAGCTCAGCCCCTCCCAG CGAACCGCCCTTTGAACGGGGTCGCCTGGCTATCCCTCCAGCACCTTCCTGGGCAGAGTTCCTCTCCGCATCTGCCAGTGGCAAGATGGAGAGTGATTTTGCCCTGCTCACACTATCGGATCATGAGCAGCGGGAACTGTATGAGGCAGCCCGAGTCATCCAGACGGCCTTCCGGAAGTATAAG GGCCGTCGGTTGAAGGAGCAGCAGGAGGTGGCAGCAGCTGTGATCCAGCGCTGTTACAGGAAGTACAAGCAG TTTGCACTCTATAAGAAGATGACCCAGGCAGCCATCCTGATCCAGAGCAAGTTCCGAAGCTACTATGAACAAAAGCGATTTCAGCAAAGCCGCCGAGCAGCTGTGCTCATCCAGCAGCACTACCGCTCTTACCGCCGGCGGCCAGGGCCTCCCCACCGGCCCGCGGGCACCCTGCCTGCTCGCAGCAA AGGCTCCTTCCTCACCAagaagcaggaccaggcagcgcggAAGATCATGAGATTCCTGCGGCGCTGCCGACACAG GATGAGGGAACTGAAGCAGAACCAGGAGCTGGAAGGGCTTCCCCAACCCGGACTGGCCACCTGA
- the CAMTA2 gene encoding calmodulin-binding transcription activator 2 isoform X5 encodes MNTKDTTEVAENSRHLKIFLPKKLLECLPRCPLLPPERLRWNTNEEIASYLITFEKHDEWLSCAPKTRPQNGSIILYNRKKVKYRKDGYLWKKRKDGKTTREDHMKLKVQGMENPDIVLVHYLNVPALEDCGKGCSPIFCSISNDRREWLKWSREELLGQLKPMFHGIKWSCGNGAEEFSVEQLVQQILDTHPTKPAPRTHACLCSGGLGSGSLTHKCSSTKHRIISPKVEPQTLTLTSVPHPHPPEPPPLIAPLPPELPKAHTSPSSSSSSSSSSGFAEPLEIRPSPPTSRGGSSRGGTAILLLTGLEQRTGGLAPTRQLAPQADPRPSVSLAVVVGSEPSAPPDPPSPAFDPDRFLNSPQRGQTYGGGQGVSPDFPEAEAAHTPCPALEPAAALEPQAAARGPPPQSGAGGRRGNCFFIQDDDGGEEFKAQGTAPPVSSPPPSPPPSPAPLEPVGRAGRGEALFGGPGGASELEPFSLSSFPDLMGELISDEAPSIPAPAPQLSPAVSTITDFSPEWSYPEGGVKVLITGPWTEATEHYSCVFDHIAVPASLVQPGVLRCYCPAHEVGLVSLQVAGREGPLSASVLFEYRARRFLSLPSTQLDWLSLDDNQFRMSILERLEQMEKRMAEIAAAGQAPCQGPDTPPIQDEGQGPGFEARVVVLVESMIPRSTWRSPERLAHGSPFRGMSLLHLAAAQGYARLIETLSQWRSVETGSLDLEQEVDPLNVDHFSCTPLMWACALGHLEAAVLLFRWNRQALSIPDSLGRLPLSVAHSRGHVRLARCLEELQRQEASIEPPLALSPPSSSPDTGLSSVSSPSELSDGTFSVTSAYSSAPDSSPPPAPLPAPEITMEMVPGQLSSGAPEAPLLLMDYEATNLKGPRPSLQPLSSAPDDGAAPEESDSPPAVDVIPVDMISLAKQIIEATPERIKQEDFMGLPEAGAPLRERTGAVGLSETMSWLASYLENVDHFPSSAPPSEPPFERGRLAIPPAPSWAEFLSASASGKMESDFALLTLSDHEQRELYEAARVIQTAFRKYKGRRLKEQQEVAAAVIQRCYRKYKQLTWIALKFALYKKMTQAAILIQSKFRSYYEQKRFQQSRRAAVLIQQHYRSYRRRPGPPHRPAGTLPARSKGSFLTKKQDQAARKIMRFLRRCRHRMRELKQNQELEGLPQPGLAT; translated from the exons AACCCCGACATCGTCCTTGTGCACTACCTGAACGTCCCAGCCCTGGAGGATTGTGGAAAGGGCTGCAGCCCCATCTTTTGTTCCATCAGCAACGACCGTCGAGAGTGGCTGAAGTGGTCCCGGGAGGAGCTGTTGGGACAGCTGAAGCCCATGT TTCATGGCATCAAGTGGAGCTGTGGGAACGGGGCAGAGGAGTtctctgtggaacagctggtgcagCAGATCCTGGACACCCACCCGACCAAGCCCGCGCCCCGAACCCACGCCTGTCTCTGCAGTGGGGGCCTTG GTTCCGGGAGCCTTACTCACAAATGCAGCAGCACAAAACACCGCATCATCTCCCCCAAAGTGGAGCCCCAAACGTTAACCCTGACCTCtgtcccccatccccacccccctgAGCCTCCTCCACTGATAGCCCCACTTCCCCCAGAGCTCCCCAAGGCACATACCTCcccatcttcttcttcctcctcttcctcctcctcaggcTTTGCCGAACCCCTAGAGATCAGACCTAGCCCCCCTACCTCCCGAGGAGGTTCGTCCAGAGGAGGCACTGCAATCCTCCTGCTGACGGGACTGGAGCAGCGAACTGGGGGCTTGGCACCCACCAGACAGCTGGCTCCCCAGGCTGATCCTAGGCCCTCCGTGAGCTTGGCTGTGGTTGTAGGCTCTGAGCCCTCTGCCCCACCCGATCCTCCCAGCCCTGCCTTTGACCCTGATCGTTTTCTCAACAGCCCCCAGAGGGGCCAGACATATGGAGGGGGACAAGGAGTAAGCCCAGACTTCCCTGAGGCAGAGGCTGCGCATACCCCCTGTCCTGCCCTAGAGCCCGCAGCTGCCCTGGAGCCCCAGGCGGCTGCTCGGGGTCCCCCTCCGCAGTCGGGAGCAGGTGGGAGAAGAGGAAACTGCTTCTTCATCCAAGATGATGACGGTGGGGAGGAATTCAAGGCCCAGGGGACTGCCCCACCTGTATCTTCACCCCCTCCTTCACCCCCACCCTCACCTGCCCCCCTAGAGCCAGTGGGCAGGGCAGGAAGAGGGGAAGCCTTGTTTGGAGGACCTGGTGGGGCCAGCGAACTGGAGCCCTTCAGTCTTTCATCATTCCCAGACCTTATGGGAGAACTGATCAGTGACGAAGCTCCAAGCATCCCTGCACCAGCCCCCCAGCTCTCTCCTGCCGTTAGCACCATCACAGACTTCTCCCCAGAGTGGTCCTACCCAGAG GGTGGGGTCAAGGTGCTCATCACGGGTCCGTGGACTGAGGCCACCGAGCATTACTCCTGTGTATTTGATCACATTGCAGTGCCAGCCTCACTTGTCCAGCCTGGTGTCTTACGCTGCTACTGTCCTG CCCATGAGGTAGGGCTGGTGTCTTTGCAGGTGGCAGGGCGGGAGGGGCCTCTTTCTGCCTCTGTGCTCTTTGAGTATCGAGCCCGCCGTTTCCTGTCGCTGCCTAGCACTCAGCTTGACTGGTTGTCCCTGGACG ACAACCAGTTTCGGATGTCCATACTGGAGCGGCTGGAGCAGATGGAGAAGCGGATGGCTGAGATAGCAGCAGCTGGGCAGGCGCCTTGCCAGGGTCCTGACACTCCTCCAATCCAG GATGAAGGCCAGGGCCCCGGGTTCGAGGCACGAGTAGTGGTCTTGGTAGAGAGCATGATCCCACGCTCCACCTGGAGGAGTCCTGAACGCCTGGCCCACGGAAGCCCCTTCCGGGGCATGAGCCTTCTGCACCTGGCTGCTGCCCAGGGCTACGCCCGCCTCATCGAGACCCTGAGCCAGTGGCG GAGTGTGGAGACTGGAAGCTTGGACTTAGAGCAAGAGGTTGACCCGCTCAACGTGGATCATTTCTCTTGCACCCCTCTG ATGTGGGCTTGTGCCTTGGGACACCTGGAAGCTGCTGTGCTCCTCTTCCGTTGGAACCGACAGGCACTGAGCATTCCTGACTCTCTGGGTCGGCTGCCCCTCTCTGTGGCACATTCCCGGGGTCACGTGCGCCTTGCCCGCTGCCTGGAGGAACTACAGAGACAGGAGGCTTCCATTGAGCCCCCACTTGCCCTATCACCACCCTCCTCCAGCCCAGACACTG GTCTGAGCAGTGTCTCCTCGCCCTCGGAGCTGTCAGATGGCACCTTCTCTGTCACCTCAGCCTATTCTAGTGCCCCAGACAGCAGTCCTCCGCCTGCTCCTCTGCCAGCCCCAGAGATCACGATGGAGATGGTCCCAGGCCAGCTCTCTTCTGGTGCCCCAGAAGCACCCCTACTCCTCATGGACTATGAGGCCACCAACCTCAAAGGGCCCCGACCCTCACTTCAGCCTCTTTCCTCAGCCCCAGATGACGGGGCTGCTCCAGAGGAATCTGACAGCCCACCCGCTGTGGATGTGATCCCG GTGGACATGATCTCACTGGCCAAGCAGATCATCGAAGCCACACCAGAGCGGATTAAGCAGGAAGACTTCATGGGGCTGCCAGAGGCCGGAGCCCCACTGCGGGAGCGGACAGGGGCTGTAGGGCTCAGTGAGACCATGTCCTGGCTGGCCAGCTACCTGGAGAATGTGGACCATTTCCCCAGCTCAGCCCCTCCCAG CGAACCGCCCTTTGAACGGGGTCGCCTGGCTATCCCTCCAGCACCTTCCTGGGCAGAGTTCCTCTCCGCATCTGCCAGTGGCAAGATGGAGAGTGATTTTGCCCTGCTCACACTATCGGATCATGAGCAGCGGGAACTGTATGAGGCAGCCCGAGTCATCCAGACGGCCTTCCGGAAGTATAAG GGCCGTCGGTTGAAGGAGCAGCAGGAGGTGGCAGCAGCTGTGATCCAGCGCTGTTACAGGAAGTACAAGCAG CTGACCTGGATTGCACTGAAG TTTGCACTCTATAAGAAGATGACCCAGGCAGCCATCCTGATCCAGAGCAAGTTCCGAAGCTACTATGAACAAAAGCGATTTCAGCAAAGCCGCCGAGCAGCTGTGCTCATCCAGCAGCACTACCGCTCTTACCGCCGGCGGCCAGGGCCTCCCCACCGGCCCGCGGGCACCCTGCCTGCTCGCAGCAA AGGCTCCTTCCTCACCAagaagcaggaccaggcagcgcggAAGATCATGAGATTCCTGCGGCGCTGCCGACACAG GATGAGGGAACTGAAGCAGAACCAGGAGCTGGAAGGGCTTCCCCAACCCGGACTGGCCACCTGA
- the CAMTA2 gene encoding calmodulin-binding transcription activator 2 isoform X1, whose translation MNTKDTTEVAENSRHLKIFLPKKLLECLPRCPLLPPERLRWNTNEEIASYLITFEKHDEWLSCAPKTRPQNGSIILYNRKKVKYRKDGYLWKKRKDGKTTREDHMKLKVQGMEPVSWQCLYGCYVHSSIVPTFHRRCYWLLQNPDIVLVHYLNVPALEDCGKGCSPIFCSISNDRREWLKWSREELLGQLKPMFHGIKWSCGNGAEEFSVEQLVQQILDTHPTKPAPRTHACLCSGGLGSGSLTHKCSSTKHRIISPKVEPQTLTLTSVPHPHPPEPPPLIAPLPPELPKAHTSPSSSSSSSSSSGFAEPLEIRPSPPTSRGGSSRGGTAILLLTGLEQRTGGLAPTRQLAPQADPRPSVSLAVVVGSEPSAPPDPPSPAFDPDRFLNSPQRGQTYGGGQGVSPDFPEAEAAHTPCPALEPAAALEPQAAARGPPPQSGAGGRRGNCFFIQDDDGGEEFKAQGTAPPVSSPPPSPPPSPAPLEPVGRAGRGEALFGGPGGASELEPFSLSSFPDLMGELISDEAPSIPAPAPQLSPAVSTITDFSPEWSYPEGGVKVLITGPWTEATEHYSCVFDHIAVPASLVQPGVLRCYCPAHEVGLVSLQVAGREGPLSASVLFEYRARRFLSLPSTQLDWLSLDDNQFRMSILERLEQMEKRMAEIAAAGQAPCQGPDTPPIQDEGQGPGFEARVVVLVESMIPRSTWRSPERLAHGSPFRGMSLLHLAAAQGYARLIETLSQWRSVETGSLDLEQEVDPLNVDHFSCTPLMWACALGHLEAAVLLFRWNRQALSIPDSLGRLPLSVAHSRGHVRLARCLEELQRQEASIEPPLALSPPSSSPDTGLSSVSSPSELSDGTFSVTSAYSSAPDSSPPPAPLPAPEITMEMVPGQLSSGAPEAPLLLMDYEATNLKGPRPSLQPLSSAPDDGAAPEESDSPPAVDVIPVDMISLAKQIIEATPERIKQEDFMGLPEAGAPLRERTGAVGLSETMSWLASYLENVDHFPSSAPPSEPPFERGRLAIPPAPSWAEFLSASASGKMESDFALLTLSDHEQRELYEAARVIQTAFRKYKGRRLKEQQEVAAAVIQRCYRKYKQLTWIALKFALYKKMTQAAILIQSKFRSYYEQKRFQQSRRAAVLIQQHYRSYRRRPGPPHRPAGTLPARSKGSFLTKKQDQAARKIMRFLRRCRHRMRELKQNQELEGLPQPGLAT comes from the exons cctgtcTCCTGGCAGTGTCTCTATGGCTGCTACGTTCACTCTTCCATCGTCCCCACATTCCATCGGCGCTGCTACTGGCTGCTCCAG AACCCCGACATCGTCCTTGTGCACTACCTGAACGTCCCAGCCCTGGAGGATTGTGGAAAGGGCTGCAGCCCCATCTTTTGTTCCATCAGCAACGACCGTCGAGAGTGGCTGAAGTGGTCCCGGGAGGAGCTGTTGGGACAGCTGAAGCCCATGT TTCATGGCATCAAGTGGAGCTGTGGGAACGGGGCAGAGGAGTtctctgtggaacagctggtgcagCAGATCCTGGACACCCACCCGACCAAGCCCGCGCCCCGAACCCACGCCTGTCTCTGCAGTGGGGGCCTTG GTTCCGGGAGCCTTACTCACAAATGCAGCAGCACAAAACACCGCATCATCTCCCCCAAAGTGGAGCCCCAAACGTTAACCCTGACCTCtgtcccccatccccacccccctgAGCCTCCTCCACTGATAGCCCCACTTCCCCCAGAGCTCCCCAAGGCACATACCTCcccatcttcttcttcctcctcttcctcctcctcaggcTTTGCCGAACCCCTAGAGATCAGACCTAGCCCCCCTACCTCCCGAGGAGGTTCGTCCAGAGGAGGCACTGCAATCCTCCTGCTGACGGGACTGGAGCAGCGAACTGGGGGCTTGGCACCCACCAGACAGCTGGCTCCCCAGGCTGATCCTAGGCCCTCCGTGAGCTTGGCTGTGGTTGTAGGCTCTGAGCCCTCTGCCCCACCCGATCCTCCCAGCCCTGCCTTTGACCCTGATCGTTTTCTCAACAGCCCCCAGAGGGGCCAGACATATGGAGGGGGACAAGGAGTAAGCCCAGACTTCCCTGAGGCAGAGGCTGCGCATACCCCCTGTCCTGCCCTAGAGCCCGCAGCTGCCCTGGAGCCCCAGGCGGCTGCTCGGGGTCCCCCTCCGCAGTCGGGAGCAGGTGGGAGAAGAGGAAACTGCTTCTTCATCCAAGATGATGACGGTGGGGAGGAATTCAAGGCCCAGGGGACTGCCCCACCTGTATCTTCACCCCCTCCTTCACCCCCACCCTCACCTGCCCCCCTAGAGCCAGTGGGCAGGGCAGGAAGAGGGGAAGCCTTGTTTGGAGGACCTGGTGGGGCCAGCGAACTGGAGCCCTTCAGTCTTTCATCATTCCCAGACCTTATGGGAGAACTGATCAGTGACGAAGCTCCAAGCATCCCTGCACCAGCCCCCCAGCTCTCTCCTGCCGTTAGCACCATCACAGACTTCTCCCCAGAGTGGTCCTACCCAGAG GGTGGGGTCAAGGTGCTCATCACGGGTCCGTGGACTGAGGCCACCGAGCATTACTCCTGTGTATTTGATCACATTGCAGTGCCAGCCTCACTTGTCCAGCCTGGTGTCTTACGCTGCTACTGTCCTG CCCATGAGGTAGGGCTGGTGTCTTTGCAGGTGGCAGGGCGGGAGGGGCCTCTTTCTGCCTCTGTGCTCTTTGAGTATCGAGCCCGCCGTTTCCTGTCGCTGCCTAGCACTCAGCTTGACTGGTTGTCCCTGGACG ACAACCAGTTTCGGATGTCCATACTGGAGCGGCTGGAGCAGATGGAGAAGCGGATGGCTGAGATAGCAGCAGCTGGGCAGGCGCCTTGCCAGGGTCCTGACACTCCTCCAATCCAG GATGAAGGCCAGGGCCCCGGGTTCGAGGCACGAGTAGTGGTCTTGGTAGAGAGCATGATCCCACGCTCCACCTGGAGGAGTCCTGAACGCCTGGCCCACGGAAGCCCCTTCCGGGGCATGAGCCTTCTGCACCTGGCTGCTGCCCAGGGCTACGCCCGCCTCATCGAGACCCTGAGCCAGTGGCG GAGTGTGGAGACTGGAAGCTTGGACTTAGAGCAAGAGGTTGACCCGCTCAACGTGGATCATTTCTCTTGCACCCCTCTG ATGTGGGCTTGTGCCTTGGGACACCTGGAAGCTGCTGTGCTCCTCTTCCGTTGGAACCGACAGGCACTGAGCATTCCTGACTCTCTGGGTCGGCTGCCCCTCTCTGTGGCACATTCCCGGGGTCACGTGCGCCTTGCCCGCTGCCTGGAGGAACTACAGAGACAGGAGGCTTCCATTGAGCCCCCACTTGCCCTATCACCACCCTCCTCCAGCCCAGACACTG GTCTGAGCAGTGTCTCCTCGCCCTCGGAGCTGTCAGATGGCACCTTCTCTGTCACCTCAGCCTATTCTAGTGCCCCAGACAGCAGTCCTCCGCCTGCTCCTCTGCCAGCCCCAGAGATCACGATGGAGATGGTCCCAGGCCAGCTCTCTTCTGGTGCCCCAGAAGCACCCCTACTCCTCATGGACTATGAGGCCACCAACCTCAAAGGGCCCCGACCCTCACTTCAGCCTCTTTCCTCAGCCCCAGATGACGGGGCTGCTCCAGAGGAATCTGACAGCCCACCCGCTGTGGATGTGATCCCG GTGGACATGATCTCACTGGCCAAGCAGATCATCGAAGCCACACCAGAGCGGATTAAGCAGGAAGACTTCATGGGGCTGCCAGAGGCCGGAGCCCCACTGCGGGAGCGGACAGGGGCTGTAGGGCTCAGTGAGACCATGTCCTGGCTGGCCAGCTACCTGGAGAATGTGGACCATTTCCCCAGCTCAGCCCCTCCCAG CGAACCGCCCTTTGAACGGGGTCGCCTGGCTATCCCTCCAGCACCTTCCTGGGCAGAGTTCCTCTCCGCATCTGCCAGTGGCAAGATGGAGAGTGATTTTGCCCTGCTCACACTATCGGATCATGAGCAGCGGGAACTGTATGAGGCAGCCCGAGTCATCCAGACGGCCTTCCGGAAGTATAAG GGCCGTCGGTTGAAGGAGCAGCAGGAGGTGGCAGCAGCTGTGATCCAGCGCTGTTACAGGAAGTACAAGCAG CTGACCTGGATTGCACTGAAG TTTGCACTCTATAAGAAGATGACCCAGGCAGCCATCCTGATCCAGAGCAAGTTCCGAAGCTACTATGAACAAAAGCGATTTCAGCAAAGCCGCCGAGCAGCTGTGCTCATCCAGCAGCACTACCGCTCTTACCGCCGGCGGCCAGGGCCTCCCCACCGGCCCGCGGGCACCCTGCCTGCTCGCAGCAA AGGCTCCTTCCTCACCAagaagcaggaccaggcagcgcggAAGATCATGAGATTCCTGCGGCGCTGCCGACACAG GATGAGGGAACTGAAGCAGAACCAGGAGCTGGAAGGGCTTCCCCAACCCGGACTGGCCACCTGA